One window from the genome of Anopheles coluzzii chromosome X, AcolN3, whole genome shotgun sequence encodes:
- the LOC120958008 gene encoding uncharacterized protein LOC120958008: protein MNSSLTIFAVLAIGLAVAQQPDESNALGAGNMATVGGVSLEQRTVDQQNQRLALSFARAFPEETPAEFQPLVVALYVRCQAELDNCADFLWETHLLREYRNCAMTQRRLCTQEVQELQAQLSVMADEANEQLELSPAEEEVLAQLAE from the exons ATGAACAGCTCACTGACGATTTTTGCCGTGCTAGCGATTGGCCTAGCGGTGGCCCAACAG cctGATGAATCTAATGCGCTCGGTGCGGGCAATATGGCAACCGTGGGCGGTGTTTCACTTGAGCAGCGCACGGTCGACCAGCAGAACCAGCGGCTAGCGTTGTCGTTTGCTCGTGCCTTCCCGGAGGAAACGCCGGCCGAATTTCAGCCGCTAGTGGTGGCCCTGTACGTGCGCTGCCAGGCGGAGCTGGACAACTGTGCCGACTTTCTGTGGGAGACGCATCTACTGCGCGAGTATCGCAACTGCGCGATGACACAGCGACGCCTCTGCACGCAGGAGGTGCAGGAATTGCAGGCCCAGCTGAGCGTGATGGCCGATGAGGCCAATGAGCAACTAGAGCTATCGCCGGCGGAGGAAGAAGTGCTGGCGCAATTAGCCGAGTAA
- the LOC120957528 gene encoding uncharacterized protein LOC120957528: protein MVRKALLSVAVVLVAIWATGKAQETEQSGGGALTLEEQAVQYKATVLLVLANRATSLPAESEPAVAVVVEEATQQLDACAAGLKVHQQLWQYKVCGSAVLQQGLNALSALQAANGASASV, encoded by the exons ATGGTTCGCAAGGCACTCCTGTCCGTCGCTGTTGTTTTGGTGGCAATTTGGGCCACCGGGAAA GCACAGGAAACGGAACAGAGCGGCGGCGGTGCATTGACCCTGGAAGAGCAGGCCGTCCAGTACAAGGCGACGGTGCTGCTGGTACTGGCGAATCGGGCAACCAGCCTGCCCGCCGAGAGTGAAccggcggtggcggtcgtggtGGAGGAGGCTACCCAGCAGCTGGACGCGTGTGCCGCCGGTCTCAAGGTGCACCAGCAGCTCTGGCAGTACAAGGTGTGCGGTTCGGCCGTATTGCAGCAGGGGCTGAATGCGCTGTCGGCGCTCCAGGCGGCTAATGGAGCATCAGCCAGCGTCTAG